The following are encoded together in the Desulfovibrio sp. genome:
- a CDS encoding thioesterase family protein has protein sequence MSIFRQKIHISAQDIDRQGRVNNVCYVQWMQDLATAHTADKGWDMARYEELAQGWVVRRHSVVYKRPALLGEDIVAATWISSFASRQCIRRYRFVRESDDAVLVEAETQWVYIDLTSGRPVRIPDELKAVFACIADDNGDKDFLLA, from the coding sequence ATGTCCATTTTCAGGCAAAAAATACATATATCAGCGCAGGATATCGACCGGCAGGGCCGGGTCAACAATGTTTGCTATGTGCAATGGATGCAGGACCTTGCCACAGCACACACCGCCGACAAGGGCTGGGACATGGCCCGCTATGAAGAGCTGGCGCAGGGCTGGGTAGTGCGTCGTCACTCTGTTGTCTACAAGCGTCCGGCCTTGCTTGGTGAAGACATTGTGGCTGCCACATGGATATCCTCATTCGCCTCCCGCCAGTGCATACGGCGTTACCGCTTTGTGCGTGAGTCTGATGATGCCGTGCTGGTTGAGGCCGAAACCCAGTGGGTATACATCGATCTCACCAGTGGGCGGCCTGTCAGAATACCAGATGAGCTCAAGGCCGTGTTTGCATGTATTGCTGACGACAATGGAGACAAAGATTTTTTGCTGGCGTAG